A single Triticum dicoccoides isolate Atlit2015 ecotype Zavitan chromosome 2A, WEW_v2.0, whole genome shotgun sequence DNA region contains:
- the LOC119358782 gene encoding acyl transferase 15-like: MLEGGPGHAASLAPPLAESIKKALSRALVPYYPMAGRLVAGADEDAYLSIACTGEGVPFVAASASCALEEAMTSPSFLKELTVRYPGELYCLSDALLLMQVTEFSCGGFVVGVTWNHVMADGARIAQFLQALGELARGMGAPSVVPVRSGATIPPMPTPVVAALRSQMQVLTEELATLDVTIPSSLISRVKAECGGDCTTFEVVAAALWRSRTRAIFSGSDPDAPAMLFFPKNMREKVGAECGYYGNCFGSQLVLATSSAVASAEIRDLVKLVKGHADILDLLMDAGAATVVDLGRLMSSPRYHAIAVSSWQKLGLEATDFGRGKPARVMWQPETLPEKLGLPTAKSMPMATVGIAGPMPTAKDRP; the protein is encoded by the coding sequence ATGCTTGAAGGCGGCCCGGGGCACGCGGCcagcctggctccgcccctggccgAGAGCATCAAGAAGGCCCTGTCGCGGGCGCTGGTGCCCTACTACCCGATGGCCGGCCGGCTCGTCGCCGGAGCCGATGAAGACGCGTACCTCAGCATCGCGTGCACCGGCGAGGGCGTGCCTTTCGTGGCCGCGTCGGCTAGCTGTGCCCTGGAGGAAGCCATGACGTCGCCGTCGTTCCTCAAGGAGCTCACCGTCCGTTACCCTGGCGAGCTCTATTGCCTCAGCGACGCCTTGCTGCTGATGCAGGTGACGGAGTTCTCCTGCGGCGGGTTCGTCGTCGGGGTGACGTGGAACCACGTCATGGCGGACGGCGCCAGGATCGCGCAGTTCCTGCAAGCCCTCGGCGAGCTCGCCCGCGGGATGGGGGCGCCGTCCGTTGTCCCCGTCAGGTCGGGCGCCACGATCCCGCCCATGCCGACGCCCGTGGTCGCCGCGCTGAGGTCCCAGATGCAGGTCCTAACTGAGGAGCTCGCGACCCTGGACGTCACGATCCCCTCCAGCCTGATCAGCCGCGTCAAGGCCGAGTGCGGCGGCGACTGCACGACGTTCGAGGTCGTGGCCGCGGCGCTCTGGCGGAGCCGCACCCGCGCGATCTTCTCCGGCTCCGACCCCGACGCCCCCGCGATGCTCTTCTTCCCCAAAAACATGCGCGAGAAGGTCGGCGCCGAGTGTGGCTACTACGGCAACTGCTTCGGCAGCCAGCTGGTCCTGGCGACGAGCAGCGCGGTGGCGAGCGCCGAGATCAGGGACCTGGTGAAGCTTGTGAAGGGCCACGCGGACATACTGGACCTGTTGATGGACGCCGGTGCCGCCACGGTGGTGGATCTGGGCAGGCTCATGTCGTCCCCGAGGTACCATGCGATCGCCGTCTCCAGCTGGCAGAAGCTTGGGCTGGAGGCGACGGACTTCGGGCGCGGGAAGCCGGCGAGGGTGATGTGGCAGCCGGAGACACTACCAGAAAAACTGGGGTTGCCGACGGCCAAATCTATGCCAATGGCCACCGTCGGCATCgccggacctatgccgacggccaaggataggccgtag